A window of the Oryza brachyantha chromosome 5, ObraRS2, whole genome shotgun sequence genome harbors these coding sequences:
- the LOC102714014 gene encoding AP2-like ethylene-responsive transcription factor SMOS1 isoform X2 gives MASPGPAAGMQKLEAAAAAGGERPGAAGAEWGRGMQKMEAVAAAGGEGQALGAAGAVAGAEQVAPPRRPVAARKERVCTAKERISRMPPCAAGKRSSIYRGVTRHRWTGRYEAHLWDKSTWNQNQNKKGKQVYLGAYDDEEAAARAYDLAALKYWGAGTQINFPVSDYARDLEEMQMISKEDYLVSLRRKSSAFSRGLPKYRGLPRQLHNSRWDASLGHLLGNDYMSLGTFGLERKIDLTNYIRWWLPKKTRQSDTSKVEEVTDEIRAIESSMQRTEPYKLPSLGLHSNSKPTSVGLSACGILSQSDAFKSFLEKSTKLSEECSKEMDEGKTVTPVPASGNDTTPVNMNMNELLVQRAPYTLAPVTAQMKNTWNPADPSADPLFWSNFILPSSQPVTMATIATTTFAKNEVSSSDPFQSQE, from the exons ATGGCGTCCCCCGGCCCCGCCGCGGGGATGCAGAAGctggaggccgcggcggcggcggggggagaGAGGCCTGGCGCGGCTGGGGCGGAGTGGGGCCGGGGGATGCAGAAGATggaggccgtggcggcggcggggggagaAGGGCAGGCGCTCGgtgcggcgggggcggtggcgggggcGGAGCAGGTGGCGCCGCCCAGGAGGCCGGTGGCCGCGCGGAAGGAGAGGGTGTGCACGGCCAAGGAGCGCATCAGCCGCATGCCGCCCTGCGCCGCCGGGAAGCGCAGCTCCATCTACCGCGGCGTCACCCG GCATAGGTGGACAGGCCGATATGAAGCTCATCTCTGGGATAAAAGCACATGGAATCAGAACCAGAACAAAAAAGGGAAACAAG TATATTTAG GTGCATATGATGATGAAGAGGCTGCAGCAAGAGCTTATGACCTTGCTGCACTGAAATACTGGGGAGCTGGGACACAAATAAACTTTCCT GTCTCTGATTATGCAAGAGATCTTGAAGAAATGCAGATGATATCCAAGGAGGATTATCTTGTGTCTCTTCGAAG AAAGAGCAGTGCCTTCTCCAGGGGTTTACCCAAGTACCGTGGTCTTCCTAG GCAGCTCCATAATTCCAGATGGGATGCTTCTTTGGGACATTTGCTGGGCAATGACTACATGAGCCTAG GAACCTTTGGCTTAGAGAGGAAAATTGATCTGACAAATTACATAAGGTGGTGGCTCCCTAAAAAGACACGGCAGTCAGATACATCTAAAGTGGAAGAAGTTACTGATGAAATCCGAGCTATTGAAAGTTCAATGCAACGGACTGAGCCTTATAAGTTGCCTTCCCTTGGCCTCCATTCTAACTCAAAACCCACTTCAGTGGGCCTATCAGCATGTGGTATATTATCTCAGTCTGACGCCTTCAAAAGCTTCTTGGAAAAGTCTACAAAATTATCTGAAGAATGTAGTAAAGAGATGGATGAAGGAAAGACAGTTACGCCAGTACCTGCAAGCGGAAATGACACAACGCCAGTTAATATGAACATGAATGAGTTGCTTGTGCAAAGAGCTCCATACACATTGGCCCCTGTTACtgcacaaatgaaaaatacctGGAACCCTGCTGATCCTTCTGCAGACCCTCTTTTCTGGAGCAATTTCATCCTGCCATCAAGTCAACCTGTCACAATGGCAACAATAGCAACAACAACG TTTGCAAAGAATGAGGTGAGTTCGAGTGATCCATTTCAGAGTCAGGAGTGA
- the LOC102714014 gene encoding AP2-like ethylene-responsive transcription factor SMOS1 isoform X1 has translation MASPGPAAGMQKLEAAAAAGGERPGAAGAEWGRGMQKMEAVAAAGGEGQALGAAGAVAGAEQVAPPRRPVAARKERVCTAKERISRMPPCAAGKRSSIYRGVTRHRWTGRYEAHLWDKSTWNQNQNKKGKQVYLGAYDDEEAAARAYDLAALKYWGAGTQINFPVSDYARDLEEMQMISKEDYLVSLRRKSSAFSRGLPKYRGLPRQLHNSRWDASLGHLLGNDYMSLGKDITLDGKFAGTFGLERKIDLTNYIRWWLPKKTRQSDTSKVEEVTDEIRAIESSMQRTEPYKLPSLGLHSNSKPTSVGLSACGILSQSDAFKSFLEKSTKLSEECSKEMDEGKTVTPVPASGNDTTPVNMNMNELLVQRAPYTLAPVTAQMKNTWNPADPSADPLFWSNFILPSSQPVTMATIATTTFAKNEVSSSDPFQSQE, from the exons ATGGCGTCCCCCGGCCCCGCCGCGGGGATGCAGAAGctggaggccgcggcggcggcggggggagaGAGGCCTGGCGCGGCTGGGGCGGAGTGGGGCCGGGGGATGCAGAAGATggaggccgtggcggcggcggggggagaAGGGCAGGCGCTCGgtgcggcgggggcggtggcgggggcGGAGCAGGTGGCGCCGCCCAGGAGGCCGGTGGCCGCGCGGAAGGAGAGGGTGTGCACGGCCAAGGAGCGCATCAGCCGCATGCCGCCCTGCGCCGCCGGGAAGCGCAGCTCCATCTACCGCGGCGTCACCCG GCATAGGTGGACAGGCCGATATGAAGCTCATCTCTGGGATAAAAGCACATGGAATCAGAACCAGAACAAAAAAGGGAAACAAG TATATTTAG GTGCATATGATGATGAAGAGGCTGCAGCAAGAGCTTATGACCTTGCTGCACTGAAATACTGGGGAGCTGGGACACAAATAAACTTTCCT GTCTCTGATTATGCAAGAGATCTTGAAGAAATGCAGATGATATCCAAGGAGGATTATCTTGTGTCTCTTCGAAG AAAGAGCAGTGCCTTCTCCAGGGGTTTACCCAAGTACCGTGGTCTTCCTAG GCAGCTCCATAATTCCAGATGGGATGCTTCTTTGGGACATTTGCTGGGCAATGACTACATGAGCCTAG GGAAGGACATCACTCTTGATGGGAAATTTGCAGGAACCTTTGGCTTAGAGAGGAAAATTGATCTGACAAATTACATAAGGTGGTGGCTCCCTAAAAAGACACGGCAGTCAGATACATCTAAAGTGGAAGAAGTTACTGATGAAATCCGAGCTATTGAAAGTTCAATGCAACGGACTGAGCCTTATAAGTTGCCTTCCCTTGGCCTCCATTCTAACTCAAAACCCACTTCAGTGGGCCTATCAGCATGTGGTATATTATCTCAGTCTGACGCCTTCAAAAGCTTCTTGGAAAAGTCTACAAAATTATCTGAAGAATGTAGTAAAGAGATGGATGAAGGAAAGACAGTTACGCCAGTACCTGCAAGCGGAAATGACACAACGCCAGTTAATATGAACATGAATGAGTTGCTTGTGCAAAGAGCTCCATACACATTGGCCCCTGTTACtgcacaaatgaaaaatacctGGAACCCTGCTGATCCTTCTGCAGACCCTCTTTTCTGGAGCAATTTCATCCTGCCATCAAGTCAACCTGTCACAATGGCAACAATAGCAACAACAACG TTTGCAAAGAATGAGGTGAGTTCGAGTGATCCATTTCAGAGTCAGGAGTGA